tgctgatgaggctgctgatcgtgcttatgatgagagggttttggcttacgaggaggctcttcagacgtatcatggtgctttgTCTATTTAtacccagtggcttgatgatgatgctcgtgctgcagctgttctcactgctactgttctgcctcagtttgcttctgagtttctgggtcttcctactgtctttcagatgtggacctgtcttcgtcagcgctatgagccctctggtgatgccttatacctttctgtggttcatcaggagcatgctcttcagcagggtgactctactgtcgatgacttttatgcacagagttctgctatctggcgccagcttgattctctccgcagtgctggttgtcgtacttgcccctgctgccaggctgtccaggccaatttggagtttcatcgcgtctacgagtttctgtctcggctccgtaaggagtttgagccccggcatgctcagttgtttgctcgtggccgtatttctctcatggaggcgctttcagagattcgtgctgaggagactcgcttacgtggtgctggtttgctggaggttccctctgtgctcgctactcgggCTTCTTCCACTCCACCTGCTGGACCGACccattctcgctcgagtgctccgccgctcttgcccactccttctggaggctcaggtcgcccccgttcacattgtgactactgcaacaatgatggtcatattgagtcccagtgctacaccaagcggaaacacctgcgcaaggcgcgatcatcATCCTCAGGGACTTCGTCATCTCCCTCGACAGCTTCCgccattgctttgactgagcaggatattctgagacttaagcgtctgctcgcggcttcaggttcttcctcgacgggtactgctggttctgtgactgatgcttcccgcactgagcaaccaccctctacacagtcaggtacatccccatgggttctggactctggagcttcttttcatatgtcttctcattcttccgctttgtcctctcttcgatcgctggattctcctgttcatgtcttcactgctgatggtactccactttctgttgctagtagaggcaatctttccactccttcttattctgttcctgatgttgctcatgttcctcgacttaccatgaatctgttttctgctggtcaacttactgattctggttgtcgtgtcatccttgatgttgactcttgttctgtccaggaccgtcgcacgcacactctggttggggctggccctcgccgccgtgattctcagggtctttgggagttggactggcttcatgttccttccgctgccaccaccattgCCAGTTCCTCCGCTTCTGTCGCCTCtgttactggttccttcaagcagtggcatcatcgacttggtcatctgtgtggttctcggttgtcgtctttagttcgtcgaggtcttctggggtctgtctcaggagatgtctctttagagtgtcagggttgtcgtcttggcaagcagattcagttaccatattcacatagtgagtcagtgtctaagcgtcctttcgatttagtccattctgatgtatggggtccggctcctttcgcttcgaaaggtggtcataaatactatattattttcatagatgatttctctcgttacacatggctttatttcatgacttctcaTAGTGAGGTGTTatctatttataagcgttttgctgccatggttcatactcagttatcttcacccattcgtgtttttcgtgctgactctgctggcgagtatatctctaagatgttgcatggtgtccttgctgagcagggtactcttgcccagttctcttgtcctggtgctcatgctcagaatggcgtgtctgagcgcaagcatcgtcaccttcttgagacggctcgtgcgatgatgatcgccgcctctcttctgcctcatttttgggccgaggctatctccacttccgcctatctcatcaaccttcagccgtccgctgctttgcagggtggtgttccttttgagcgtctttttgatcgttctcccgattattcgatgcttcgcttgtttggttgtgtttgctatgttcttcttgcccctcgcgaacgcaccaaactgaccgctcagtctgttgagtgtgtcttcttaggctacagtgatgagcataagggctatcgttgttgggatcctatcggtcgtcggatgcgtatctctcgagacgtgacttttgatgagtctcgtcctttcTACCCACGCCCATATTCCTCGTttttttcagtggaggatatctctttcctcacttttcctgactcacctatcacccccgtcgcgcctgtgcctattcgttccactccctctgcttctccacccctcgtcgattcgccgccaccatcttccccggtctcctcacctagcatgtcaccggattctacaccttcctctccggtgacttcttcgtcgccaccccccgattctaccttggcgattcctccttctcttgttccatcttttcctaagcattacactcgtcgttcacgacctgtggatgcttccttggatgagtcgtcctcttcctctcagcctacttatggtttgcgttctcgtcctcgtccgcctattgatcgctttggatttcccaccgctggtgctgctgttcttgagccgacttcttaccgtcaggctgttgttcatcctgaatggcagtttgcaatggcagaggagattgctgctcttgaacgcactggtacctgggatcttgtttctcttcctcccggagtccgtcccatcacttgtaagtgggtctacaaggttaagactcgctccgatggttctcttgagcgtcacaaagctcgtctcgtggctcgtggttttcagcaggagcatggtcgtgattatgacgagacttttgctcctgtggcccatatgaccactattcgtacacttcttgtcgttgcctctgcacgccattggtctatatctcagcttgatgttaagaatgcctttcttaatggtgagctacgtgaggaggtgtacatgcagccaccacctgggtattctgttcctgatggcatggtgtgtcgtcttcgtcgctctctctatggccttaagcaagcccctcgcgcctggtttgagcgttttgcctctgtggtcactactgctggttttttagcaagtgctcatgatccagcattgtttattcacctttctcctcgtggccggactcttcttcttctctatgttgatgatatggtcatcactggggatgaccccgagtatattgcctttgtaaaggcccgtcttagagagcagtttcttatgtctgatcttggacctcttcgctactttcttgggattgaagtctcttctacctctgatggcttttttatatcccaggaaaactatatccaggatcttcttgctcgtgctgctcttactgacgagcgcattgttgagactcctatggagctcaatgttcacctccatgctactgatggtgatcctctccctgacccgacgcgttatcgtcatctcgttggcagtcttgtctatctagctatcactcgtccggacatctcttatccggttcatattctgagtcagtttgtctctgctcccacatcagttcactatagtcatctccttcgtgttctccgatatcttcggggcacgatctctcaccgtctattctttcctagctccagttctttacagcttcaggcctatgcggatgctacgtgggctagtgatccttctgatcgccgttcactttctgcttactgtgtttttcttggcggttctctcattgcctggaagacgaagaaacagattgcattttcccgttcgagtgctgaggctgagttgcgagccatggctcttttgacggcagaggtgacttggttacggtggttacttcaggattttggtgtttctttcactacaccgactctgctcttatctgacagtacaggtgctattagcattgcgcgcgatcctgtgaagcatgagctcaccaagcatattggtgttgatgctttctatgtgcgcgctgctgtgcaggatcaggttattgctcttcagtatgtgccttccgagttacagttggcggatttcctgacgaaggcccagactagagcacaacatggcttttatctctccaaactcagtgttgttcctccaccatgagtttgagggggggtgttagagttataatataggtcatgtacccctttgtatttatcccgttgtataaggggtttcctgcatatgttccacacctgtacatgtatatatactggcctatggcctcatgggaatacaagttgcttattcctaacaaaaCGCACCTCCGTTGTGGAGGTGGCGTATATTCTGAAGAGGGTCGAGGAGGACAAGGCGTCCCGCCGCACAGAGATGGAGAAGGCCGCAAAGGCCGGGAAAGGCAAAGGGAAGGCTGGGGACGGGAGCTCTTCCCAGGGCGGCAGCAAGGCGCAAGCCACGGAAGATGCTGCCGGGGAAGAGCTTGCCGGAGATAACTTTGCCGGGCTGGACGTCCTAGCCACGGCAGCAACAGAGCTccaagagggagaggaggaggagagggaggacgacACGGCAGCGGCTCCTGAAGATGAGTGGCTTGCGGCTGGACCGCAAGCCCCAGCACCGAACCCTGACCAGCGCACCCACAGGCGTGCCGCAGCCCGAGGAGCGGCGACCtctccaacccagcgccagccaccaagagggtgaagaagacctCCACCAAGTCTACCAAGGCCGAGGTGGCGTGTCGCCAATGCCCTCGCCTCGCTCAGGCCAAGGCTCCTTCCGCCAAACGGCCGGCGGCCAAGGAAGCGAAGTCCAACCTTCGCTCTAGCTCGAGCTCCTCGCAGAGCTCGTCTTCCCTGGAGCTCCTGATGCCACGGAAGGCGCCGAAGCTGCCGGAGAGTTCCACCCTTCCGCCTTTGAAGAGAGGACGGGAGTCTCCCCCTCCCATAGAGTTCAACTTGAACTCCATGCTCATCGCAGAAGAGTAAGAAGGGTTTCTCTTTGTGGCAGGCATCTCCTTTATGTAGATTTGAAGCTTTCGCTGACTAACCTCTCGTTTTTGTTGCTGCCGGCAGGGAAGTGGAGGAGGACATGGAGACCCTCATTCACCGTTCTCGGAAGAGGCTCCGGCGCCTCGGGTCGCTGGAGGGCGCAGAGGACTCGGCTTCGGCAGGGAAGGACGCAGAAGACCTCGTGCCGAGCCCCCAGCCTGGGAGCGAAGACTTGGCCCCGCCCGCTAGAGATGATGGAGGCAGCCCTTCCGCCCCCCACATGGAGGAGGTGGCGAGACGATGCAGGGCGAGCCCCTCCCTGAGGGGCATGCCTCCTCTGCCGCTCAAGCCGAAGAGGTTGTCATGGAATCCTCCATGGCAGAGACCGTGCAGAAGGCTGCCAAGCCCACCCCGACGGAGGATGAAGCTCGTGACCCGGCAATAACTGCTACTGGGGAAACGGAGACCCCTACCCGGCAGACTTCCCCAGGTACCTGGCTTAATCCTTATTTTCTTTTATACTCTAGTTGCCTCCATCGGTTTCTTCATTCGCTTGAGATTTATGTTTCTTCACTGTTCCCTGGCCCTCCCGCGTGCAGCCCCCCAAACTGAAGAACGAGATTTGCTGGAGGTGGTGGCTGACATAGAGAGGTCTGCCGCGGACGAAGCCGCGAGGCTTGCAACAGCCGAGGGTCAGGATCTTGCTGCTGAGGATATTCAGGGCTCCTTGGCGGTGATGGAGCATTCTTCGGAGGACGCCCCGGTAGGGGAAGTGGTCGTCGAGATGAAGATTCCACTCCAGATCATGGGCCCGCATCCCACCACCGGGACCGTTGTCGAGACTCCGCCACCTCCCTCGAGTACGCTGGCAATGGTGTTGTCATTGCCTGATATCGGAGCGCTCGGCCCGTCGCTTACCACGGATGCAGAGCTTGACGAGGAGCTTCAGCGTCTCCTGGCTCCGCTCTACCAGGGAGCTGGAGAGGCCGATGACTCAGTCGCCATCGCCATGGACCTATCTTTCATGGAATCCATGGCGGCGGGCGTGAAGGAAATGCAGGCCCGGCACCGCCAAAAGTGGCAGGAACTCAAGGAATGGCGCGAATCCGCCGGCAAGGTGGATCAGAGGCTGAAGGACAAGTGCCTGGAGCTGCGTGAATGGCATGACAAGCAGTTCAAGGTGCTCATGAGGCAGCAAGAGACCCTTCAGATGATGAGGGAAGATGTCATGGCTCGAGTGGGCGCCTGGCGGATCGCAAAGTGTCTCTAGACACTAGGGAGCGAGAGATCTCCCTTCGGGAGGAGAACCTTGAAGCTACCCTCCATGCCAAAGATGAAAGTTTGGAGGCCCTGGTGCAACAACGTACCAAGGAATTGGAGGACAAGCATGAGGTTGCTCTGAACACCCTTGCTACTGACCATGCTGCCCAGCTGAAGAAGCTTATTGAAGATCTGGATGTTGCGTCTGCCGCCAAGATTGACCTCGACCAGCAGGTGGCTAAGTTGAACGAGGATCTTGCCAAAGGCACCAAGGAGGTGGAGGCACTCAAGGAGGAAGCGCGGCAGACAGAGCTCCGCTTGGCTGATATGCAGTCATAGCTTTCTTCCAAGACCCAGAGCCTTGAGACCGCCAACGGCAACATCACTGACATGAAGGCGAGGATCGGCTCGCTGGAGCTCGGCAGAGTCCCTTGAATCCCAGCAGCAGCTGCTGTCCAAGGAGTTGGAAACTGCCAAGCGTCTCCAGCAAGGTGCAGAGGACAGGCTGAAGAATCGGGTCAACATGAGCAACCTCTAGATCAAGTGCATGATTGATATTGCGGAACGCCTTGGCACCCAAGCTGCGGCGATGGGCATGGACGACCTAGTCTACTCAGCCAGCGAGCAGGAGATCCCGAGTGTCAAGTTGGGGCTCTTTTTCAATGAGTTGATTGACAAGCTGAAGGTACATGAAGAGGGGAGGGCCGAACGCTTCGCGATCGAGTCGCGGAGGCTCGCTCGCaatgccctcttcatggtcttgagcaacatCGCCTGCCGCCACCTAGAGCTCGATCTTGATGACGGCTTCAAGAAGCCGCCAGCAGGTGCTGACGTTGCTGCCACTGAGGAGAAGGCCGCTCCCCGCGCTGACAGGGTTCTTCGCATTTAAGCTATTCCACCTGGCCACAGGATCAAGTACGGGCCTCTGTCGTCTCCACGGGGCCCTGTATGGAACATGACATATACTTTGTGTTTAGTCGTTTTATCTCAAGTGTTTGTGTGAAACTAATACTTCTGGCTGCATCTTTAAATGTGTGTTTATCCCTTCAAATTCTATATGCTCGTGTTTGTATGATCAATTCCTATCCATGTTCTGGATGCCTGCCGATATCATATTGCCACGATTGTCGTAAGGGTCCAACCCTTAAcagtcatcttggcgtggatgcgtATTGGCAAGTTTTCCCTAGGTAGCTCTCGATGCAGCCCCTCGACCCGCGAGCGTGGCTCTGGACAGGACGATGGTGCGATCAAAGAAACTAGCCAAGGTTCCATCGCATGAGGGATTTATCGATACCAACACTCACTAGAGTTAAGGGATAAACGACTGCAAAAATCTAAAACGCATCAACAAGAAGTGATAACGTGAACTTAGCTTTAGTTTTAAGCTTCTTGTTTCCTCTGACGGGCCGCGCGCGTTCGACGCGTCCACGGCGCCTGGAGGAGTAGAAGGCAATCAGGTGGTTTTTTTGTTCCCGGCAAGGACCGACATACATTTCTTGCAGCTGGCGGGCATCGGGGCACGGTGTCGAGCTTCTCTGGTCCTCTTCCCTTTTTGCTCCCTTCCCCTCGAGTCAGTGCAGCGGCTGCTGTCGCATGGGTCATGCC
This region of Triticum aestivum cultivar Chinese Spring chromosome 2D, IWGSC CS RefSeq v2.1, whole genome shotgun sequence genomic DNA includes:
- the LOC123049402 gene encoding uncharacterized protein, encoding MEALSEIRAEETRLRGAGLLEVPSVLATRASSTPPAGPTHSRSSAPPLLPTPSGGSGRPRSHCDYCNNDGHIESQCYTKRKHLRKARSSSSGTSSSPSTASAIALTEQDILRLKRLLAASGSSSTGTAGSVTDASRTEQPPSTQSGPSHAHSGWGWPSPP